The genomic window GGGCGATCGTCGGCGGTCTTTTGGTCGGCGCCATCGAAAAACTGGCGGAGGTCTATGTCGGACCATTCTTCGGCGGCGGCATCGAGGCCTGGGCCGCCTACGTCGCGGCACTGGCGCTCCTCTTGATCCGGCCATCGGGCCTGTTCGGGCAGAAGCTGGTGGAAAGGGTGTAAGTCATGCCGGCTCTCATCTCCGCCAAGTCGAGCTGGTACTTCAGCGAGGCGCTGTGGATCGGCCTCGTGATTGTGGCCGCCTACGGCATCGTTCCGCTCGCGGGGACGGACTATCTGCTCGACGCTGTGCTCACGCCGTTTCTGGCGCTGTCGCTTGCCGCCGTAGGGCTCAACGTCCTGACTGGTTATGCCGGTCAGGTCTCACTCGGCTCTGCCGCCTTTCTCGCTGTCGGCGCCTACGCCGCCTACAATCTTCACCTTCGTATCCCGGCATTGCCGCTGCTCGTCGATCTGGTGCTGGCCGGAGGCGTCGCGGCGGCCATCGGGATCGTATTCGGGCTCCCTAGCCTGCGGTTGCGCGGCTTCTATCTCGCAGTATCGACGCTCGCTGCGCAATTCTTCGTGCAGTGGGCGCTGACCAAGTTCAGCTGGTTCTCCAACGACAATCTATCAGGAGTGATCGACGCGCCGATTCTCAGTATCGGCAGCATTAGCTTCACGAGCCCCGCCGCACGTTACGTCTTTTCGTTGACGATCGTTGTCGTGCTGACCCTGCTGACGCTGCGACTCCTGCGTTCCCAATCTGGCCGCAACTTCATCGCGGTACGCGATCACGAGACCGCGGCCAAGGTGATTGGTGTGCCGCTGTTGCGGACCAAGCTGCTCGCCTTCGCGATCTCGTCCTTCCTCATTGGTGTTGCCGGCGTGCTCTGGGCATTTGCTTATTTGCGCACGGTCGAGCCGGCCGGGTTCAATCTGGATCGCTCGTTCCAGATCCTGTTCATCATCATCATCGGCGGCCTCGCTTCGCTGCGCGGCTCCTTCATCGGCGCTGCCTTCATCGTCGTGTTCCCGCTCCTGCTGTCGCGAATCGGCTCCGCGCTGCTCGGCAGCGTGTTCGATTCGGGTGTTCTGGAGATGAGCCAGCGCATCGTGATCGGTGCGCTCATCATCGCTTTTCTGATTGCAGAGCCGCGAGGGCTGATCGCGCTGTGGGACCGCGCGTGGGTAGCCATCCGGCCTGCCAGGCGCCCAATGCTTCCGACCTGAGAGTTTGCTTAACCCAAAGGAGCTTGCAATGAACGTGATGAGACGTCTGAAGGTCACGATGGCTGCGGCGCTCGCCGTAGGCCTTGCCACTACGTTGGCGGTGCATGCCGACGAACAGTTCTTTCCGCTGCAGAGCTATCGCGTCGGCCCCTATGCGGCCGGCGGTACCGGGTTCTTTGGCGGCTTCATCGACTATCTCAACCTGATCAACATCCGCGATGGCGGCGTCAATGGCGTCAAGCTGACCTGGGATGAAGGTGAGACCCAGTACGAGGTCGAGCGCGGCGTCGAAGTTTATGAGCGGCTGAAGAGCCGTCCCGGGATTGCGGCCTGGAACCCGCTCTCGGTCGGCATCGCCTACGCCATGATCGATCGCATCACCAAGGATAAAGTGCCGCTGATCACCATCAATCATGGCCGCACCGATTCGACCGACGGCCGTGTGTTTCCTTACGTCTTTCCGCTGCTGCTCAACCCCTACAGCGAAACGTCGGGAATCGTGAACTACATTGCCTCCAGAGAAGGCGGCGCGGACAAGCTGCAGGGCAAGAAGATTGTCGTGCTCTATCATGGTTCGCCCTACGGCAAGGAGACGATCCCGATCTACAAGCTCTTGGCGGACAAATACGGCTTTGAGCTGGAGCAGATCGAAGTCCCGCACCCCGGCAACGAGCAGCAATCACAGTGGCTCTCGATCCGCAGAGCCAAGCCCGACTACGTGGTCCTGCGCGGTTGGGGCGTGATGAATCCGGTGGCCTTGAAGACCGCGCAGAAGGTCGGCTTCCCTGCCAACCACATCATCGGCAACGTCTGGTCCAACTCCGAAGAGGATGTCATTCCCGCCGGTGATGCCGCCAAGGGCTACATCGCAATCACGACCCAGGCCTCGGGTGCCGAGTATCCCGTCCTCCAGGAGGTGATCAAGACCGTCTATGGCCCGAACAAGGGCAATCTTGAGGACAAGAAGCGCATCGGCAGCGTCTATCACAACCTCGGAATCGTAAACGGCATCCTCAATGTCGAAGCTGTCCGGATCGCGCAGGCAAAGTTCGGCAAGCGTACCTTGACGGGCGACGAGGTCCGCTGGGGGTTTGAGCACCTCCAGCTCGACCCGGCACGGGTCGAGGCGCTGGGCGCGAAGGGCCTGTTCCATTCGATCAACGTCACCTGGGACAATCACGAAGGGGACGGCCGCGTCACGTTCCAGCAGTGGGATGGCAGCAAGTGGAAGGTCGTCTCGGACTGGATCGCGCCGGATTGGGCATCCCTCCGCCCGATCATCGAGAAATCGTCGGCCGCCTATGCGAAGGAGCACAACATCAAGATCCGCACTTCCGGCGATGATCAGGTCGGCCAGTAGCGAAATGGCAAGAACTGGGTCACTGCGGGAGCCCGGCTCCCGCAGCTTTCAGGCGGGGTGAATCGGGGCATGAGTGACGTTCTGCTTTCGATCGAAGGCTTGGCGGCAACCTACAACCACGCCATTCGCGCCGTAAACGACGTATCGTTTGCGGTTCGCCGCGGCGAAATCGTCGCCGTCCTCGGCGCAAACGGAGCCGGCAAGTCGACGACGCTCCAGGCAATCTCGGCGCTGCTGCCGGCTCGGCGCGGTCAAGTGGCGGCCGGGCGCATCATCTTCGACGGCCGCGACATCGTGTCCGCATCGCCCGCGAAGCTGGTCCGGGCCGGGATTGTTCCGGTGCTTGAGGGCCGGCATTGCTTCCCCTCGCTGACCGTCGAGGAGAACCTTATCACCGGCGCCATTGGCCGCGATGCAAAGTCCCACCTGATCCGCGGCGACCTTGACGAGATCTACGAGCTTTTCCCGCGACTGAAGGATCACCGCAGGTCGATCACCGGGCTCACATCGGGCGGCGAGCAGCAAATGACGGCGATCGGCCGTGCGCTGATGTCACGTCCACGTCTCTTGGTGCTGGACGAGCCGTCGATGGGCCTTGCGCCGCTCGTTGTCGAAGGCATTTTCCGAACGCTGAAGCAGCTGAACAGCGAGCAGGGGCTTTCAATCCTGGTCGCGGAACAGAATTCGACGGTGGCGCTGCGCTTTGCCGACCATGCTGTCGTGCTTGAGAGCGGCCGCAGCGTGCTGTCCGGCTCGTCAGTCCAATTGCACAGCCGCGACGGCATCAAGGCTCTTTACCTCGGCGGTTCGCCGCAAACCGACGCCGCCGAGAAACCGCTCATCCATGCCGTTGTCGCAGTTTGACGAAACACAAGGGAGAATGACCAATGGCTAACGACAATCTTGCTCGCAAGATCGATTCTGACATCTATTCTCGGCTGGATGCCGCGATTGATGCGACCGTAAAGGTCAATGCCGATCGCAATGATTTAGAAAGCCGGTTTCCAAGAGAGAACCTAAAAGCTCTGGCGGAGGCCGGCTGGACCGGCGTGTTGAACGAAACACGCTTTGGGGGCCTCGGCCTTGGCCATGTTGATTTTGCCGAAGCCGCCTACCGGATCGGGCAGGCCGATGCGTCGACGGGTCTCGTCTACGTCATGCATGTCGGCGCGGCTCAGACGATCAGCCTGTTTGGTAACGACGACCAGAAGGAGCGCTGGCTCAAGGCGAACAATGGCGCCCTGCTTGGTACATACTCGACCAGCGAACGCGCCACCGGTGGACACTGGTGGTACAACCTCTCCGAAGCATCGCGCGATGGGGACAATTATCTCCTCAACGCAGAAAAATCGTTCACAACGAGTTCCGGCCAAGCTGATTTCTATGTCGTTCAGACACGCAGCCCGGGTGCCAAGGACCAGACCGACATCGTCTTCTTCATCGTCGACGGCAAGTCTAAGGGCATCGAATCCAAGCCCTGGGATGCGCTCGGGGTCCGCGGCAATCACTCAGGGCCAATCCGCTACAACAACGTGCGAGTGCCGCAGCGTGACCGGCTCGGCACTGAGGGGCAGGGGAAGGAGATCATCTATGACGGCGTATCGCCGGTCTACCTGATCGGCCTCGGCGCCGTCTGGGAAGGCGTCGCCCGCGGCGCGTTGAACGCGGCCGTCAAGCACGCCACGAGTTTCGTGCACAAGGATCGAAACAAGAGCCTGTCGGACTACCAGGCGATCCGGCAGGAGCTCGGTGCGGCCAAGGTGCTGGTTGAGACCTTGCGGCCGTGGCGCCTGGAGCTCGCGGCAAGGCTGGATGAGCTCTGGCGGGCCGGTAAGCCGCAGAGCGAAATCCTGATCCCACTGACTGAGTTCAAGGTTCATGCCGCCGAGGTTGCGAACAAGGTCGCGGCAGCGGCACTCACGGTCACGGGAGGCTACGGCTATCACCGCGGACCCATCGAGCGCGCCTTCCGCGACGCGCGCGCAGCCATCGCCATGGGACCGTCGAATGTGATTGCTCGGGACTGGATCGGTAAGTCGCTGATCGGCCTGCCGCTCGAGCTATTCTACGAGGGCGGAGAATAGATCGAGGGAAATCCGCCAGGTTGGCGGGACGCTGGGACACGTTCGCCGAGCTGATCGTCACCAGCCGCTTCGGAGTGCGAAATTACGTGCCGTTCTGGATCACGCGCCCCTGCGGCTTGGGCTGGCGGTCGGCCGCATTCGGACGCCGAGGCCAACCGGTGCGGCGAGAGGTTTTTCCGTGCCTGCGATGCGCTCCGACAGAGAGAGCAAATCAAATGCGGATCAGTCGAGCAGGGTCGGTCGGCCCCGCGCTAAGGCAGCGCGAAAGCAATTTATTGCGGGCGGCAACCGCTCGTGCCGACGTAAAAGCCGCGACAGCGACAATTGCGAGGCGAACGTGCAACCAACCCAGCTCGAGTTACGCGACAATTCTACCGCACTGGCGTTGACCTGGCCGGACTGCGGCACCCGGCTCCTCCGCGCGGAGACGTTGCGTCGGGCGAGCCGTGCAGCCAGCGAAATCCGCCGGCAGGTGGATGGCATCGAGCTCACGGTTGCGCCGGGACTTCATGTCGCCGCCATCGAGCCGATCGGGAATTATGCATTGCGGCTGTCGTTCTCCGATGGGCACGATCGAGGCATCTACCCCTGGTCCTATCTGCGTGAACTCGCAGAACGGCAGCCAGCCTGAGGTCGCGCGATGGACGAGATCAATGACGGCCTGATGGAAGTTGCCTGCGACGTCCTGGTGATCGGCGGCGGGACCGCCGGGCCGATGGCTGCGTACAAGGCCAAGCAGAGCAATCCCGCAGCGCGCGTTGTCTTGCTGGAAAAGGCCAATGTCAAGCGCTCGGGCGCGATCGCAATGGGCATGGACGGCCTCAACAACGCTGTCATTCCCGGCTACGCCACGCCCGAGCAGTACACCAAGGAAATCACGATTGCCAACGATGGCATTTGTGATCAGGCACCGGTCTACAAGTACGCCTCACGCTGCTTCGACATCATCCAGGAGCTCGATCGTTTCGGCATCAAGTTCCAGAAGAATGAGAACGGCGATTTCGACGTCAAGAAGGTGCACCATCTCGGCTCCTACGTGCTGCCGATGCCGAATGGCGATACAGTCAAAAAGGCACTGTACCGGCAGTTGCGCCGCGAGAAGGTGCTGATCTCCAATCGCTACATGGCGACGCGCCTGCTCACGGGGCGTCACGGCGAGATCGCGGGCGCGATCGCGGTCAATACGCGAAGCGCAGAAGTCCTCGTACTGCGCGCAAAGACCGTGATTCTCTGTGCTGGCTCGGCAGGACGACTTGGCCTGCCGCAGTCCGGCTATCTCTGGGGTACTTACGAGAATGCCACCAATTCCGGGGACGGCTATGCGATGGCCTATCACGCTGGGGCGGGATTGGCGAACCTCGAATGTTACCAGATCAATCCACTGATCAAGGACTACAATGGCCCCGCCTGCGCCTACGTGGCCGGTCCGTTCGGGGCTTACACCACCAACAGCGAGGGCAACCGTTTCATCGAATGCGACTACTGGTCCGGCCAAATGATGCAGGAGTTCTACAACGAGCTGCAATCCGGCAAGGGCCCGATTTTCCTGAAACTCAATCATCTGCACAGCGAGACAATCGGCAAGATCGAGGAAATCTTGCATCATGTGGAGCGGCCGTCGCGCAGGCGTTTCCACGAAAATCGTGGCACGAACTACCGGGAGCGCATGATCGAGATGCACATATCCGAGATAGGATTCTGCTCGGGGCACAGCGCATCCGGCGTCTATGTTGACGAGTTTGCGCGCACCGCGGTGTCGGGCCTGTATGCTGCCGGCGATATGGCAAGTGTGCCGCATAA from Bradyrhizobium zhanjiangense includes these protein-coding regions:
- a CDS encoding branched-chain amino acid ABC transporter permease; this encodes MPALISAKSSWYFSEALWIGLVIVAAYGIVPLAGTDYLLDAVLTPFLALSLAAVGLNVLTGYAGQVSLGSAAFLAVGAYAAYNLHLRIPALPLLVDLVLAGGVAAAIGIVFGLPSLRLRGFYLAVSTLAAQFFVQWALTKFSWFSNDNLSGVIDAPILSIGSISFTSPAARYVFSLTIVVVLTLLTLRLLRSQSGRNFIAVRDHETAAKVIGVPLLRTKLLAFAISSFLIGVAGVLWAFAYLRTVEPAGFNLDRSFQILFIIIIGGLASLRGSFIGAAFIVVFPLLLSRIGSALLGSVFDSGVLEMSQRIVIGALIIAFLIAEPRGLIALWDRAWVAIRPARRPMLPT
- a CDS encoding ABC transporter substrate-binding protein, whose translation is MRRLKVTMAAALAVGLATTLAVHADEQFFPLQSYRVGPYAAGGTGFFGGFIDYLNLINIRDGGVNGVKLTWDEGETQYEVERGVEVYERLKSRPGIAAWNPLSVGIAYAMIDRITKDKVPLITINHGRTDSTDGRVFPYVFPLLLNPYSETSGIVNYIASREGGADKLQGKKIVVLYHGSPYGKETIPIYKLLADKYGFELEQIEVPHPGNEQQSQWLSIRRAKPDYVVLRGWGVMNPVALKTAQKVGFPANHIIGNVWSNSEEDVIPAGDAAKGYIAITTQASGAEYPVLQEVIKTVYGPNKGNLEDKKRIGSVYHNLGIVNGILNVEAVRIAQAKFGKRTLTGDEVRWGFEHLQLDPARVEALGAKGLFHSINVTWDNHEGDGRVTFQQWDGSKWKVVSDWIAPDWASLRPIIEKSSAAYAKEHNIKIRTSGDDQVGQ
- a CDS encoding ABC transporter ATP-binding protein, with translation MSDVLLSIEGLAATYNHAIRAVNDVSFAVRRGEIVAVLGANGAGKSTTLQAISALLPARRGQVAAGRIIFDGRDIVSASPAKLVRAGIVPVLEGRHCFPSLTVEENLITGAIGRDAKSHLIRGDLDEIYELFPRLKDHRRSITGLTSGGEQQMTAIGRALMSRPRLLVLDEPSMGLAPLVVEGIFRTLKQLNSEQGLSILVAEQNSTVALRFADHAVVLESGRSVLSGSSVQLHSRDGIKALYLGGSPQTDAAEKPLIHAVVAV
- a CDS encoding acyl-CoA dehydrogenase family protein; its protein translation is MANDNLARKIDSDIYSRLDAAIDATVKVNADRNDLESRFPRENLKALAEAGWTGVLNETRFGGLGLGHVDFAEAAYRIGQADASTGLVYVMHVGAAQTISLFGNDDQKERWLKANNGALLGTYSTSERATGGHWWYNLSEASRDGDNYLLNAEKSFTTSSGQADFYVVQTRSPGAKDQTDIVFFIVDGKSKGIESKPWDALGVRGNHSGPIRYNNVRVPQRDRLGTEGQGKEIIYDGVSPVYLIGLGAVWEGVARGALNAAVKHATSFVHKDRNKSLSDYQAIRQELGAAKVLVETLRPWRLELAARLDELWRAGKPQSEILIPLTEFKVHAAEVANKVAAAALTVTGGYGYHRGPIERAFRDARAAIAMGPSNVIARDWIGKSLIGLPLELFYEGGE
- a CDS encoding gamma-butyrobetaine hydroxylase-like domain-containing protein; translated protein: MQPTQLELRDNSTALALTWPDCGTRLLRAETLRRASRAASEIRRQVDGIELTVAPGLHVAAIEPIGNYALRLSFSDGHDRGIYPWSYLRELAERQPA
- a CDS encoding fumarate reductase/succinate dehydrogenase flavoprotein subunit, whose protein sequence is MDEINDGLMEVACDVLVIGGGTAGPMAAYKAKQSNPAARVVLLEKANVKRSGAIAMGMDGLNNAVIPGYATPEQYTKEITIANDGICDQAPVYKYASRCFDIIQELDRFGIKFQKNENGDFDVKKVHHLGSYVLPMPNGDTVKKALYRQLRREKVLISNRYMATRLLTGRHGEIAGAIAVNTRSAEVLVLRAKTVILCAGSAGRLGLPQSGYLWGTYENATNSGDGYAMAYHAGAGLANLECYQINPLIKDYNGPACAYVAGPFGAYTTNSEGNRFIECDYWSGQMMQEFYNELQSGKGPIFLKLNHLHSETIGKIEEILHHVERPSRRRFHENRGTNYRERMIEMHISEIGFCSGHSASGVYVDEFARTAVSGLYAAGDMASVPHNYMLGAFTNGAVAGEHAAEFAADNDLPDYDPSDVAREHDRVLAPTKREDGIPPNQLEYKTRRFVNDYLQPPKVTAKMQLGQARFAEIREDMESAMVARDAHELMRSLEVASILDCAEMAASASLFRTESRWGLYHHRVDYPEKNDDEWFCHTILRKQNGCMTAEKRAIAPYIVPIDESERSPYDRQRIRQHA